Proteins from a genomic interval of Providencia stuartii:
- a CDS encoding outer membrane usher protein — protein MLLMSLFNACLPKPRLLSVIIAMALHGVALPVIAAEAIQFNTDVLDLEDKSNIDLNQFARAGHIMPGTYSLTLKVNDETLPEISVPFYVPENDPEGSVACLAPEYINQLALTSSSLKELTWWHDGQCLNPESLPGMQIRGDLATSSLYVSIPQAYMEYTAPNWDPPSRWDDGIPAILADYSINANANNSYRKGGNNSYQVNGNGVVGINAGAWRLRADWQGRLSHQNGKNAGTDKDFQWNRFYAYRAVPTLRAKLTLGEDYLESNMFDSFRFTGASLRSDNNMIPPSLRGYAPEVTGIAKTNATVTVSQQGRVLYETQVAPGPFRIQDLSDAINGKLDVTIKEEDGSVQEFQVDTANLPYLTRPGQIQYKLALGQPTNYDRHSQGNSFLTGEFSWGVNNGWSLFGGSLNSQNYNALSAGIGRDLLAFGAVSFDVTQSFARLPGESTISGGSYRVNYSKRFEQYDSQVQFAGYRFSERDFMSMSDYLNAKETGVRYGGSKELYTISVNKNFRDAGVSLYANYNHQTYWDRPSNDYYSVMLSKYMDIGSIKNISINLSANRSVYNGVNDDSAYLSLSFPWGNSGSVGYSLNTSRNDTTNRATYYDRIDDRTTYQVSAGSSRYGASTSAFVNHQADSARVSANASYQHGQYSSFGLSASGGFTMTAEGGGFHRVNNMGGTRMVVDTDGVADVPVKGFGAPVSSNMFGKAVVGDVNSYYRSKAQIDLNALPDDVDAQQSVVQATMTEGAVGFRRFEVVSGQKAMTILSLTDGSHPPFGAQVKNAKDQNTGIVGDAGSAYISGINPGDAMTVTWGENKACKVTFPAQLGSLEQALLLPCVPIVAASTQPQEITQR, from the coding sequence ATGTTACTTATGTCTTTGTTCAATGCTTGTTTACCAAAGCCTCGCTTGTTGAGCGTGATTATTGCGATGGCGCTTCACGGGGTCGCTTTACCTGTTATAGCGGCAGAAGCTATTCAATTTAATACCGATGTATTAGACCTCGAAGACAAAAGTAACATTGATTTAAATCAGTTTGCGCGCGCTGGTCATATTATGCCAGGAACTTATTCATTAACACTGAAAGTGAATGATGAAACATTACCTGAAATCAGTGTGCCATTTTATGTTCCCGAGAATGATCCGGAAGGCAGTGTAGCCTGTTTAGCGCCTGAATATATTAATCAACTTGCTTTGACCTCTTCATCGCTAAAAGAGTTAACGTGGTGGCATGATGGGCAGTGTTTAAACCCTGAAAGTCTACCAGGCATGCAGATCCGCGGTGATCTCGCAACGTCATCACTGTATGTCAGTATTCCACAAGCCTATATGGAGTATACGGCACCTAATTGGGATCCTCCCTCGCGTTGGGATGATGGTATTCCAGCGATTCTGGCTGATTACAGTATCAATGCCAATGCAAATAACTCTTACCGTAAAGGTGGTAACAACAGTTATCAAGTGAATGGTAATGGCGTTGTGGGGATTAACGCAGGTGCATGGCGCTTGCGTGCAGATTGGCAAGGCCGTTTAAGCCATCAAAATGGTAAAAACGCAGGAACAGATAAAGATTTCCAATGGAACCGTTTCTACGCTTATCGCGCGGTGCCAACATTACGAGCTAAATTAACGCTGGGTGAAGATTATTTAGAATCGAACATGTTTGATAGCTTCCGGTTTACGGGGGCTAGCTTACGTTCAGATAACAATATGATCCCACCTAGTTTACGTGGTTATGCACCTGAAGTCACAGGTATTGCTAAGACTAACGCAACCGTCACGGTGAGCCAGCAAGGTCGTGTATTGTATGAAACGCAAGTTGCGCCTGGGCCATTTAGGATCCAAGACCTGAGTGATGCTATCAACGGTAAACTTGATGTCACGATTAAAGAAGAAGATGGCTCAGTTCAAGAATTTCAAGTTGATACGGCAAACCTACCGTATCTGACTCGTCCGGGGCAAATTCAGTATAAGTTAGCGCTGGGGCAGCCAACTAATTATGACCGCCATAGTCAAGGGAATAGCTTCTTAACAGGGGAGTTCTCTTGGGGTGTCAACAACGGTTGGTCACTGTTTGGTGGGAGCTTAAATAGTCAAAACTATAATGCCTTATCAGCAGGTATCGGACGTGACTTACTGGCCTTTGGTGCCGTCTCTTTTGACGTAACGCAGTCTTTTGCACGTTTACCGGGTGAAAGCACCATTAGTGGTGGTTCATACCGTGTTAACTATTCAAAGCGTTTTGAACAGTACGATAGCCAAGTGCAGTTTGCGGGCTATCGCTTCTCTGAACGTGACTTTATGTCAATGTCAGATTACTTGAATGCGAAAGAAACCGGCGTACGTTACGGCGGAAGTAAAGAGCTGTATACGATCTCCGTTAACAAAAACTTCCGTGACGCGGGGGTGTCTCTGTATGCCAACTATAACCACCAAACCTATTGGGATCGTCCAAGTAATGATTATTACAGTGTGATGCTCTCGAAGTATATGGATATCGGCTCGATTAAAAATATCAGCATTAACTTATCAGCAAACCGCAGTGTGTATAACGGTGTTAATGACGACAGTGCCTACTTATCACTGTCATTCCCTTGGGGAAATAGTGGGAGCGTCGGTTACTCACTGAATACCAGCCGTAATGATACCACTAACCGTGCTACCTATTATGATCGTATCGATGATCGTACTACTTATCAGGTCAGTGCGGGGAGTAGCCGTTACGGGGCTTCAACCAGTGCGTTTGTCAATCATCAAGCTGACAGTGCGCGTGTTAGTGCAAACGCCAGCTACCAACATGGTCAATATAGCTCATTTGGTTTGTCCGCTTCAGGTGGATTTACTATGACAGCTGAAGGGGGCGGGTTCCACCGTGTGAACAACATGGGGGGAACACGCATGGTCGTTGATACCGACGGTGTTGCAGATGTTCCCGTTAAAGGTTTCGGTGCACCCGTTAGCTCGAACATGTTTGGTAAAGCCGTGGTCGGTGATGTGAACAGCTATTACCGCAGTAAAGCACAGATTGATTTGAACGCGTTGCCGGATGACGTGGATGCCCAGCAGTCCGTGGTACAAGCTACTATGACCGAAGGAGCGGTTGGCTTCCGCCGCTTTGAGGTGGTATCAGGTCAGAAAGCCATGACGATTCTAAGTTTGACTGATGGTTCACATCCACCGTTTGGTGCGCAGGTAAAAAATGCCAAAGACCAAAATACAGGCATTGTCGGGGATGCGGGTAGTGCTTATATCAGCGGTATAAATCCAGGGGATGCGATGACGGTGACATGGGGCGAAAATAAGGCCTGTAAAGTGACTTTCCCTGCACAGTTAGGCTCACTTGAACAAGCGCTGTTATTACCTTGTGTCCCTATTGTGGCTGCGAGTACTCAGCCTCAAGAAATTACGCAACGTTAA
- a CDS encoding fimbrial protein, producing the protein MEVIVKRTGLLKAALLSVSALGAMPVHAAPGELWGKVSMQGSIVDTACAIDTGSYEQSIDMGILPIGLLRQVGHGPIQPFSITLIGCQLTPQDGDNWQTFSVTFDGPANGEWFSVSGAAKGVALSLQDASGQIVRPGLATAKQDIKPGNYILNYGLRLVSDETPLRPGEYQTAIRFKLDYY; encoded by the coding sequence ATGGAGGTGATCGTGAAGCGAACAGGACTGTTAAAGGCAGCACTATTGTCGGTTAGTGCATTAGGCGCAATGCCTGTACATGCGGCTCCAGGGGAACTTTGGGGTAAGGTGAGTATGCAAGGTAGCATCGTTGATACCGCTTGTGCCATTGATACAGGCTCTTATGAGCAATCTATTGATATGGGTATTTTACCAATTGGTTTGTTACGCCAAGTTGGACATGGACCTATACAGCCTTTTTCGATCACCTTGATTGGTTGTCAATTAACTCCCCAAGATGGCGACAATTGGCAAACTTTTTCTGTCACTTTTGATGGTCCTGCAAATGGTGAATGGTTCAGCGTTTCAGGTGCAGCAAAAGGTGTCGCTCTATCATTGCAAGATGCGTCAGGACAGATAGTTAGACCTGGTTTAGCGACAGCAAAACAAGATATCAAACCCGGTAATTATATTCTTAATTATGGTTTAAGACTGGTATCAGATGAAACGCCGCTCCGTCCAGGAGAATACCAGACAGCGATTCGTTTTAAGCTCGACTACTACTAA
- a CDS encoding fimbrial protein, whose product MKKIILATLISGAMSASALAVDAGSGTVTFNGSIIEAPCSIAPGEENQTVELGQVSNVTLAAGGESSAQPFSIKLEGCNLEKNNQVTITFAGTEAVDGEAANTGLLQITGDAAGAAVKIMNSSSAQINVNAGSTQNYVQGSNELKFQAALKGLAGATVVPGNFSAVTNFTLAYN is encoded by the coding sequence ATGAAAAAGATTATTTTAGCAACCCTGATTTCTGGCGCAATGAGTGCATCGGCTTTAGCTGTTGATGCAGGCTCAGGTACTGTAACGTTTAACGGTTCAATCATCGAAGCACCTTGCTCAATCGCGCCAGGTGAAGAAAACCAGACTGTTGAACTGGGCCAAGTTTCTAATGTCACTTTGGCTGCGGGTGGTGAATCTTCAGCGCAACCTTTCTCTATCAAATTGGAAGGTTGTAACTTGGAAAAAAATAACCAAGTAACTATCACTTTCGCGGGTACAGAAGCCGTTGATGGCGAAGCAGCAAACACGGGTTTACTGCAAATCACTGGTGATGCAGCGGGTGCAGCTGTCAAAATCATGAACTCTTCTAGCGCACAAATCAATGTTAACGCTGGTAGCACTCAAAACTATGTTCAAGGTAGCAACGAACTGAAATTCCAAGCTGCTCTGAAAGGCCTTGCTGGTGCAACAGTTGTTCCAGGTAACTTCTCTGCGGTGACTAACTTTACTTTAGCATACAACTAA
- a CDS encoding helix-turn-helix domain-containing protein: MIVEQEVSKSIFMTAVGKEIFRLRKKRGLTGKQLAEKLNVSQQQISRYERGVCNINVDTLFVILHELDCSLSNFFSSVYLNINDMEKNVSSHYINLFLPPAPYYKGENALSAKMNNLVG, encoded by the coding sequence ATGATAGTGGAACAAGAAGTGTCAAAAAGTATTTTTATGACTGCGGTAGGAAAAGAGATATTTCGCTTAAGGAAGAAGCGAGGGTTGACGGGTAAACAGTTAGCTGAAAAATTAAATGTCTCTCAGCAGCAAATATCTCGGTATGAAAGAGGGGTCTGCAATATTAATGTTGATACTCTCTTTGTTATTTTACATGAGTTAGATTGTAGTTTAAGTAATTTCTTCAGTTCGGTTTATCTTAATATTAATGATATGGAAAAGAATGTCAGTTCTCATTATATTAATTTATTTTTGCCTCCAGCTCCTTACTATAAAGGTGAGAATGCTCTGTCAGCAAAGATGAATAATTTAGTCGGCTAA
- a CDS encoding FKBP-type peptidyl-prolyl cis-trans isomerase N-terminal domain-containing protein, giving the protein MNKIIHYIAYLSITSSSFIFSHSLSANENQLPGLLKFANEYEEKKRLNGIKENQPYDDEESGIQLPQLKLKILNQKIQALSINERQYKIRIQQQEKELLQAKMNKINDDLSILLNKQNMQLKLQQQEKLQSQIEESLNKSKNDNLNLSNNIKLLSQRLEESEKAQKIAIEQALSLKQPIAVEKLKGSEALKQAYAAGIAIGQDAMTIHKENQSFGQDMDKKAYLAGITDAIEGRSLLSPTELQTALIASNSAVTKNRDAKKEEQTKLAKNFLSNWSKQKGVVSDPLGYSYKINYVGQGKIQENDTVSIVVKESLLDGTVVSDMDLQDKSLTLPLDNYPPLFQSAIKHLQNHGEITFIVPPELAYGDEGYPPAVPPGASIMYTLRIADIKPTTAR; this is encoded by the coding sequence ATGAATAAAATCATTCACTATATCGCTTATTTGTCGATAACCTCATCAAGTTTTATCTTTTCACATTCTCTATCAGCAAATGAAAATCAACTTCCTGGGTTATTAAAGTTTGCTAATGAGTATGAAGAAAAAAAACGGTTGAACGGTATTAAGGAGAACCAACCTTATGATGATGAAGAAAGTGGAATTCAATTACCTCAACTAAAACTGAAGATACTCAACCAGAAAATTCAGGCATTAAGTATTAATGAGAGACAGTATAAAATACGAATTCAACAACAAGAGAAAGAGCTATTACAAGCTAAGATGAATAAAATTAATGATGACTTATCAATTTTATTGAACAAGCAAAATATGCAACTAAAGTTACAACAACAAGAAAAACTACAGTCTCAAATAGAAGAATCTCTAAATAAATCCAAAAATGACAATCTCAATTTGAGCAACAATATAAAATTATTAAGTCAAAGACTCGAAGAATCAGAAAAAGCACAAAAAATAGCAATCGAACAAGCGCTATCTCTCAAACAACCCATAGCGGTTGAAAAATTAAAAGGCAGTGAAGCTTTAAAACAAGCTTATGCTGCCGGTATTGCTATTGGCCAAGATGCAATGACTATCCATAAAGAGAATCAATCTTTTGGTCAAGATATGGATAAAAAAGCATATTTAGCCGGTATTACCGATGCTATTGAGGGTCGCTCTTTACTTTCACCAACCGAATTACAGACAGCATTAATTGCCTCTAATTCAGCAGTCACAAAAAATCGTGATGCTAAAAAAGAAGAACAAACTAAACTGGCAAAAAACTTTTTATCTAATTGGTCAAAACAAAAAGGCGTTGTTTCTGACCCGCTAGGCTATTCCTATAAAATTAACTATGTAGGGCAAGGTAAAATTCAAGAAAACGATACCGTTAGTATTGTTGTAAAAGAGTCATTATTAGATGGTACCGTGGTAAGTGACATGGATTTACAAGACAAATCACTAACACTTCCTTTAGACAATTATCCTCCTCTCTTCCAATCAGCAATTAAGCATTTACAAAATCATGGGGAAATCACTTTTATTGTCCCACCTGAATTAGCCTATGGTGATGAAGGTTATCCACCGGCAGTACCGCCTGGAGCATCCATTATGTATACCTTACGTATTGCCGATATAAAACCGACAACAGCACGTTAA
- a CDS encoding tetratricopeptide repeat protein translates to MRISILIFSIIVSVLVVGYGDNTSPESSQSAETASPSIDAKNSFMEGLAYYNADPPNYSQAAKYFKQAAEHGNQDAQLYLAALFESGLGVEQSWSEAVHWFKEAAIQGNLPAQYQLGLIYEKGEGVEKSRSQALYWLTLAAEQGDPDAQHQLGWLYMEENESNQTSQQSAMKWFKAAAEQGHASAQNMLGWLYENGADGQPNISEALKWYQAAANQDNPYALNNLGWFYWEGKSGITDKEKALNYFIQAAELGDKDAQLNLGLIYYQGDGIPASIEKAQKWFMRSAEQGNVYAQYNLGWLMQKGEVENASPYAARYYFELACKGGLEKACLELERQSSTHF, encoded by the coding sequence ATGAGAATATCAATCTTAATTTTTTCTATAATAGTTTCAGTTTTGGTTGTAGGTTATGGTGATAATACCTCTCCTGAAAGTTCACAATCAGCCGAAACAGCGTCACCTTCTATTGATGCCAAAAACAGCTTTATGGAAGGCCTAGCCTATTATAACGCTGATCCCCCTAATTACTCACAGGCTGCCAAATATTTTAAACAAGCCGCCGAACATGGTAACCAAGACGCCCAACTTTATTTAGCCGCATTATTTGAATCAGGATTAGGTGTAGAACAATCATGGTCAGAAGCAGTCCATTGGTTTAAAGAAGCCGCTATACAAGGTAACTTACCCGCCCAATATCAATTAGGTTTGATTTATGAAAAGGGGGAAGGAGTCGAGAAATCACGTAGCCAAGCATTGTATTGGCTGACTCTTGCTGCTGAGCAAGGGGACCCAGATGCACAGCACCAATTAGGTTGGCTATATATGGAAGAAAATGAAAGCAATCAAACTTCACAACAATCTGCCATGAAATGGTTTAAAGCCGCCGCTGAGCAAGGGCATGCATCCGCACAAAATATGCTAGGCTGGTTATATGAAAATGGTGCAGATGGGCAACCGAATATCAGTGAAGCATTAAAATGGTATCAAGCAGCGGCAAACCAAGATAATCCATATGCATTAAATAACCTAGGGTGGTTTTATTGGGAAGGTAAATCAGGGATCACTGATAAAGAAAAAGCATTGAACTACTTTATTCAGGCCGCAGAGTTAGGTGATAAAGATGCACAATTAAACCTTGGCTTAATTTATTATCAAGGTGATGGGATTCCTGCTTCAATTGAAAAAGCTCAAAAATGGTTTATGCGCTCAGCAGAGCAAGGTAATGTTTATGCACAATATAATTTAGGGTGGTTAATGCAAAAAGGTGAAGTAGAAAATGCTTCACCCTATGCCGCACGCTACTATTTTGAGCTGGCTTGTAAGGGGGGTTTAGAAAAAGCTTGTTTAGAATTGGAAAGGCAAAGCTCTACCCATTTTTAG
- a CDS encoding MFS transporter, producing the protein MSESLHTQDVNAPPSTVVLKSSLSLLLAIIIFSAIAPGILMTAPAVAAQLGLQWHLSADKIGYLFSAELGAMSFATIPAWYWINRISWQKIAIISAIIFIIGNLISAFATTYTVLLIIRFIASFAGGTLMILCISSAGKTENPSRMYAFWVLGQLALGTIGLLVLPPLFELYGLRIVYFILAACMLLSFPLIRAFPNVIMSEEQHQSTPVNLKSTFANKAIAILAVLIFYIFLSQVWTFIGVFGQNSGLNAEENGQVLAIATILGMIGAIIAAVISTRFKTSKLVLLGYALLVISVLLLIASPTVVRFVIAALLFKFTWTFVLPFIMGAVSQLDTSGRLMNNMNLVIGGGMAIGPAIGGYIIANSTNMMPFISFAILCILCSLVLAAYFMVRSKP; encoded by the coding sequence ATGAGCGAATCGCTGCACACACAAGATGTCAATGCTCCACCTTCTACCGTTGTTCTAAAATCCTCATTAAGCTTATTGCTTGCGATTATTATTTTTTCCGCTATTGCACCCGGTATTCTAATGACGGCTCCCGCTGTTGCAGCACAACTGGGCTTACAATGGCATTTATCTGCTGACAAAATCGGTTATTTATTTTCAGCAGAGCTAGGTGCAATGAGCTTTGCCACTATTCCCGCATGGTATTGGATCAACCGCATTAGCTGGCAAAAAATAGCGATTATCTCCGCAATCATTTTTATTATTGGTAACTTAATTTCTGCATTCGCAACCACCTACACCGTTTTACTGATTATTCGTTTTATTGCATCATTTGCAGGTGGAACGCTGATGATCTTATGCATATCAAGCGCTGGCAAAACAGAAAACCCAAGCCGAATGTATGCTTTTTGGGTACTTGGACAACTCGCATTAGGGACTATAGGTCTGCTTGTTTTACCACCTTTATTTGAACTATACGGGCTACGTATTGTTTACTTTATACTTGCGGCTTGTATGCTCCTTTCTTTTCCTCTTATTCGTGCATTTCCCAATGTCATAATGAGCGAAGAGCAACATCAATCAACACCCGTCAATTTAAAAAGTACATTCGCGAATAAAGCGATCGCCATTTTAGCCGTATTGATTTTTTATATTTTTTTGAGCCAAGTTTGGACCTTTATAGGCGTGTTTGGTCAGAACAGTGGATTAAATGCTGAAGAAAATGGCCAAGTTTTGGCAATTGCGACGATTTTGGGCATGATTGGAGCAATTATTGCGGCTGTTATTTCTACCCGCTTTAAAACCAGCAAATTAGTTTTGCTAGGGTATGCACTATTAGTGATAAGCGTTCTTCTATTAATTGCCTCACCGACTGTAGTACGATTTGTCATAGCCGCGCTATTATTTAAATTCACGTGGACATTTGTACTCCCATTTATTATGGGGGCGGTATCTCAGCTAGATACCAGCGGTAGGTTAATGAACAACATGAATTTAGTCATTGGTGGAGGGATGGCGATTGGGCCTGCTATTGGTGGATATATAATAGCGAACTCGACAAACATGATGCCATTTATCAGTTTTGCTATCTTATGTATTCTATGTTCATTGGTTTTAGCTGCTTATTTTATGGTGCGTTCAAAGCCATGA
- a CDS encoding CrcB family protein — protein MNIAILVFIGGAIGAIFRELLMISVPKMADQFPLDIFIANISASFLLGIVAGLLTSKRIGQSMNAFFATGVMGGLSTFSSFVYGAVEIIKYPQYVWTGVVYLILSVVVGFMVIYFGYILGSKQYRNSPNHSV, from the coding sequence ATGAATATTGCAATCTTAGTTTTTATCGGTGGTGCTATTGGCGCAATTTTTCGCGAGCTATTAATGATTTCTGTACCGAAAATGGCAGACCAGTTCCCTTTAGATATCTTTATCGCCAATATTAGTGCTTCGTTTTTATTGGGTATTGTTGCAGGGCTACTCACCAGTAAACGCATTGGCCAATCAATGAATGCTTTTTTTGCCACAGGCGTGATGGGAGGGCTGTCTACATTTTCTAGTTTTGTGTACGGTGCAGTAGAGATAATAAAATATCCTCAATATGTATGGACTGGCGTCGTATATTTAATATTGAGTGTTGTCGTTGGATTTATGGTTATTTATTTCGGTTATATATTAGGTAGCAAACAATACAGAAACAGCCCTAATCATAGTGTTTGA
- the crcB gene encoding fluoride efflux transporter CrcB: MVAFDIALVGAGGGIGSLLRWWIGRLVGEKYHGKFPLSTFIINVSGAFIIGFLSSYFLLDWDDRYGSFLQSAILTGLLGGYTTFSSMQLDALKLTQTKQKMLALLYLLLSIIAGLIAAFFGAWLIN; the protein is encoded by the coding sequence ATGGTTGCTTTTGATATAGCGTTAGTCGGTGCTGGTGGTGGAATCGGTTCATTATTACGCTGGTGGATTGGGCGTTTAGTCGGTGAAAAATACCACGGTAAGTTTCCTTTATCGACCTTCATTATTAATGTGTCAGGTGCTTTTATAATCGGTTTTTTAAGCAGTTATTTTTTGTTAGATTGGGATGACCGTTATGGCTCATTCTTACAATCAGCCATATTAACTGGCCTATTAGGCGGTTATACAACATTTAGTAGTATGCAGCTTGATGCGTTAAAGCTGACACAAACTAAACAAAAAATGTTAGCGTTGCTTTATTTATTACTGTCAATTATTGCGGGTCTGATTGCTGCGTTTTTTGGCGCATGGTTGATTAACTAA
- a CDS encoding ATP-binding cassette domain-containing protein: MLEVKNIRITQGGNTLWSDLSFCLHNNERLGFSAPSGFGKTTLGRVLAQWQAPSNGSILFEGKPLPATGYCPIQLVPQHPEKSFNPYRTVGSSVNDAWEPVAEYLERLSIKAEWLERRPSELSGGELARIALLRALDPRTKVLIADEITAQLDAHLQKDIWQFLIELSQERPLAMIIFSHNKMLLEKVCTSVWEISST; the protein is encoded by the coding sequence ATGTTAGAAGTAAAAAATATACGTATCACTCAGGGAGGGAATACACTATGGAGCGACCTTTCTTTTTGCTTACATAATAATGAGCGCTTAGGATTTTCTGCACCAAGTGGTTTTGGTAAAACCACGTTAGGTCGAGTATTAGCGCAATGGCAAGCGCCCTCTAATGGTTCAATTTTATTTGAAGGTAAGCCATTACCGGCAACAGGTTATTGTCCAATACAGTTGGTACCTCAACATCCAGAGAAAAGTTTTAATCCATACCGAACGGTTGGCTCGAGTGTCAATGATGCATGGGAACCAGTCGCGGAATATCTTGAACGTTTGTCAATTAAAGCAGAATGGTTAGAAAGACGCCCGAGTGAGCTTTCGGGCGGAGAACTTGCACGTATTGCGCTATTAAGAGCACTTGATCCCCGCACTAAAGTATTAATCGCCGATGAAATAACCGCGCAGCTTGATGCGCATTTGCAAAAAGATATTTGGCAATTTCTGATTGAATTATCACAAGAAAGGCCATTAGCAATGATTATTTTTAGTCATAATAAAATGTTATTAGAAAAGGTATGTACGTCAGTTTGGGAAATATCCTCTACTTGA
- a CDS encoding SLC13 family permease, whose amino-acid sequence MDSIIIIFVLVYIAMAFGTFPGIKIDRTGAAVAGALAMIGFGFITPRASWDAIDYQAVGLLFGLMVVSASFTVSGFYHKVANEMAILKISPPKLLLVFIIVGAVLASILTNDVVVVAMTPLLISITLARGLNPIPFLLGFCFAANNGAAGSLIGSPKNMIVAQGLDLSFIGVLHITAIPVLLSLPVVWCVISLLYHKNWYLPESQKAALPPKTHTVIPFNQWETGKAAIVIAIVIIAFLFTDLPRELVALSAACFLLLNRKIASSDMLKHVNGDLLLLIMGLFIINAAFAKTGVPQDILHYLLNKGIDLSSPITLFLVSSIMSIFIGTTPTVMLLIQFVSPDGNADPLGAALIFGACFSSNIFVFGSLAGIIAVDQSAQHGIKISFLEFTKSGGIIALICMSIAAGRILFS is encoded by the coding sequence ATGGATTCAATTATTATTATTTTCGTGCTTGTTTATATCGCGATGGCCTTTGGCACGTTTCCAGGAATAAAAATTGACCGTACGGGGGCGGCTGTTGCAGGCGCCTTGGCAATGATTGGTTTTGGTTTTATTACTCCGCGAGCTTCTTGGGATGCGATTGATTATCAAGCCGTTGGATTACTATTTGGGTTGATGGTGGTATCGGCTTCATTCACCGTTTCTGGCTTTTATCATAAAGTCGCGAATGAAATGGCTATCCTCAAAATTAGTCCACCAAAGTTGTTACTTGTCTTTATTATTGTTGGTGCTGTGCTAGCGTCGATACTGACTAATGATGTGGTGGTTGTGGCAATGACGCCATTATTAATTTCAATCACATTAGCAAGAGGACTGAACCCAATTCCATTTTTATTGGGTTTTTGTTTCGCAGCAAACAATGGGGCGGCAGGTTCATTGATTGGTAGTCCTAAAAATATGATAGTCGCCCAAGGCTTAGACCTTTCATTTATCGGAGTGCTACATATTACCGCTATTCCTGTATTGCTTTCTTTACCTGTCGTTTGGTGTGTCATTAGCTTACTTTATCATAAAAATTGGTATTTACCTGAAAGCCAAAAAGCTGCGTTACCTCCTAAAACACATACGGTGATCCCATTTAATCAATGGGAAACGGGCAAAGCAGCCATTGTAATTGCCATTGTGATTATTGCGTTTTTGTTTACAGACTTACCTAGAGAGTTAGTTGCACTCTCCGCGGCTTGTTTTTTATTATTAAATAGGAAAATCGCCTCTAGTGATATGCTAAAACATGTCAATGGTGACTTGTTGCTGCTAATAATGGGGCTGTTCATTATTAATGCCGCATTTGCTAAGACCGGCGTCCCGCAGGATATTTTGCATTATTTATTAAATAAAGGCATCGACCTGAGTAGCCCTATTACGCTATTTTTGGTCTCAAGTATTATGAGTATCTTTATTGGTACAACACCGACTGTGATGCTGTTAATTCAATTCGTCTCCCCAGATGGTAATGCCGACCCACTCGGTGCAGCACTCATTTTTGGAGCCTGTTTTTCAAGTAACATTTTTGTTTTTGGTAGCCTTGCAGGCATTATTGCTGTCGATCAATCAGCCCAACATGGTATTAAAATTTCATTTTTAGAGTTTACAAAGTCAGGCGGTATTATTGCATTAATCTGTATGTCGATTGCAGCGGGTCGGATCTTATTTAGCTAA